One Coffea arabica cultivar ET-39 chromosome 5c, Coffea Arabica ET-39 HiFi, whole genome shotgun sequence DNA window includes the following coding sequences:
- the LOC140007890 gene encoding uncharacterized protein, producing the protein MSFMVSERLLLSSQVRPMGGDQLWSTSLKRSQTFMGGRRHINDRPQGLFAFASIKFSQSQSLCSTTGSLKRSFRAFSSLSSECGSPFDKLEEAAETDELEGFPCLLVPFGFDMNTDTGRIMYTHHADCFDDVEDRPRDDPGRYHVLNFANRKLLNVEKNMRTMWLGRYLSPDDSKCVGSSKGWLAFVNMHHGSFYLFNPLVPADSFSFPFIPLPPIETLPTVLCKVSQKLHPYRPRKPKLGLQFVTLESKYQFSCSTQATFTCSGGILPVCSKELSKSFIHKVILSSSPPPFPSNSSPHNLHESGGGGSDKPCSVMIIHGYNRRDTQLAFCRVGDETWTALNGPRSSYQDIMYLSKHEKFYALCESDHLEAWDLSCPSSPKMTLVKSEYPSLRFFADLNSGDELERAQLCRKKYLVDSSGELLLVLRYFQTFKADVPEKRAHRLTKCFDVFKLDFDENKWMKVTSLGGRSLFLGTNECISVCAGDYINPGLRLRVDSIYFTCVDAEVEPNTTSGAYHLGVFSMKNREIDVLYQDEYRKMDPHPVWIFPGL; encoded by the coding sequence ATGAGTTTCATGGTATCAGAGAGATTGTTGCTGTCTAGTCAAGTTAGGCCGATGGGTGGAGATCAGCTATGGAGCACATCTTTGAAGAGATCTCAAACTTTCATGGGCGGGCGGCGGCACATCAACGATCGCCCACAAGGCCTTTTTGCCTTTGCATCCATCAAGTTCTCCCAATCCCAATCCCTCTGCAGCACTACTGGCTCCTTGAAGCGCAGTTTTCGTGCCTTCTCATCCCTTTCATCCGAGTGTGGGTCACCATTCGACAAGTTGGAGGAGGCGGCAGAGACGGATGAACTAGAGGGTTTCCCTTGCCTGTTGGTGCCATTTGGATTTGACATGAATACAGATACGGGAAGAATTATGTATACCCATCACGCCGACTGCTTCGACGATGTCGAGGACCGTCCTAGAGACGATCCAGGGCGTTATCATGTCTTGAACTTTGCAAACAGGAAACTGCTTAATGTTGAGAAGAACATGAGGACTATGTGGCTTGGCCGGTATCTCTCGCCTGATGATTCTAAATGCGTTGGATCTTCAAAAGGCTGGCTTGCCTTCGTGAATATGCACCATGGATCTTTCTACCTCTTCAACCCCCTTGTCCCCGCTGATTCCTTCTCCTTCCCATTTATCCCACTTCCACCAATTGAGACTCTTCCAACAGTTCTGTGTAAGGTGTCTCAGAAACTGCACCCTTACCGCCCAAGGAAGCCAAAGCTCGGATTACAGTTCGTTACATTGGAGAGCAAGTATCAGTTTTCTTGCTCAACACAAGCAACTTTTACTTGTTCTGGTGGAATTTTACCGGTATGTTCGAAAGAGTTGAGCAAATCCTTCATTCATAAGGTTATTTTGTCTTCTTCCCCACCCCCATTCCCGTCTAATTCTTCTCCTCATAATCTTCACGAATCGGGCGGCGGCGGCAGTGATAAACCATGTAGCGTTATGATTATCCATGGATATAATAGAAGAGATACTCAACTTGCCTTCTGCAGGGTTGGGGATGAAACTTGGACGGCATTGAATGGACCGCGCTCCTCTTATCAAGATATTATGTACTTGAGCAAGCATGAAAAGTTTTATGCTTTGTGCGAGAGTGATCACCTTGAAGCCTGGGATCTCAGTTGCCCATCTTCTCCCAAGATGACTCTCGTAAAATCTGAGTATCCTTCGCTTCGTTTTTTTGCTGACTTGAACAGCGGTGATGAGTTAGAGAGAGCACAGCTATGTCGGAAGAAGTATCTTGTAGATTCTTCGGGTGAATTGCTGCTAGTCTTGAGGTATTTCCAAACTTTCAAAGCTGATGTGCCAGAGAAACGTGCCCATAGGTTGACAAAGTGCTTTGATGTTTTCAAGTTGGACTTTGATGAGAACAAGTGGATGAAAGTGACGAGCTTAGGGGGTCGCTCATTGTTCTTGGGTACTAATGAATGTATTTCCGTATGTGCTGGGGATTACATTAATCCGGGGTTAAGACTAAGAGTAGATTCTATCTACTTCACTTGTGTAGATGCTGAAGTTGAGCCCAACACTACTTCTGGAGCTTATCATTTGGGTGTTTTCAGCATGAAGAATCGAGAAATTGATGTCCTGTATCAGGACGAGTACAGGAAGATGGACCCCCATCCGGTTTGGATTTTCCCTGGCCTTTGA